Proteins from a genomic interval of Pseudodesulfovibrio nedwellii:
- the ptsP gene encoding phosphoenolpyruvate--protein phosphotransferase: MAGAIITGIPVATGIAIGKAYFVNRNHMAHLPRQTVAAALVPDEILRLKEAFATVENELTVIREQVPEELKSHGSLIDTHLMMLKDPKLSSAAEGYIKSLGLNAAWALEKAVADQEAAFGAIHDEYIRERMQDVRVVADRVQTKLMGVENDLTAISGRAIIMAHDLTPADTVELQVDKIMAFATVRGGKTSHTGIMARSLAIPALVGVDKLEDSVRDGDLVIIDGLAGKIIVNPTESELEDYNERAAKFETYSRKIKRQCHLPAETFDGSRVQVLSNIELVEEVAAVLDNGGEGVGLYRTEYAYLNRTELPTEEELTEKYIDLASIMYPRKVVFRTLDLGSDKFIASFGELNEANPAMGLRAIRFCLKNPQLFKTQLRAILRASAYGNVSMMFPMISGVKEVRQAKAWLAQAKAELRREGLDYNPNMPVGTMIELPAAVMIADFLAHEVDFFSIGTNDLIQYSIGVDRTNRHVSYLYQPLHPATLRAIKLVVDAAHQAGIEVSLCGEVASDPFCVPILLGMGIDSISMTPQAIPGIKRIIRQINMHDCRILLKDVLECRTVSRINNLVMDNVFKHFPEEVSFFSSLLENDELPS, from the coding sequence ATGGCTGGCGCGATTATCACAGGCATACCGGTTGCCACAGGCATAGCCATTGGCAAGGCCTATTTCGTTAACCGGAACCACATGGCACACCTGCCCCGGCAGACGGTGGCAGCGGCTTTGGTGCCTGATGAAATCCTCCGCCTCAAAGAAGCTTTCGCCACTGTCGAAAACGAACTGACTGTCATCCGAGAACAGGTTCCCGAAGAGCTGAAGAGCCACGGTTCTCTCATAGACACCCATTTAATGATGCTCAAGGACCCCAAGCTGTCTAGCGCAGCCGAAGGATACATCAAATCACTCGGCCTAAACGCGGCATGGGCTCTCGAAAAAGCCGTGGCTGATCAAGAAGCGGCATTCGGGGCCATCCACGATGAATATATCCGTGAGCGTATGCAGGACGTACGAGTGGTGGCTGACAGAGTTCAGACCAAACTCATGGGTGTTGAAAATGACCTGACCGCCATTTCTGGTCGTGCCATCATCATGGCCCATGACCTGACACCGGCCGACACCGTCGAGTTGCAAGTGGACAAAATCATGGCCTTTGCCACTGTTCGCGGCGGCAAGACCTCGCACACAGGCATCATGGCCCGCTCTCTGGCTATCCCTGCTCTGGTAGGTGTGGACAAGCTTGAAGACTCTGTACGTGACGGCGATCTGGTCATCATCGATGGTCTGGCCGGAAAAATCATCGTCAATCCCACCGAATCGGAACTCGAAGATTACAACGAACGGGCCGCCAAGTTCGAAACGTACTCCCGCAAGATCAAACGCCAATGCCATCTCCCGGCAGAAACTTTTGACGGTTCGCGCGTTCAGGTACTGTCCAACATCGAATTGGTGGAAGAAGTGGCCGCTGTTCTGGACAACGGAGGCGAAGGCGTCGGCCTGTATCGCACAGAATACGCCTATCTCAACAGGACCGAGCTGCCCACGGAAGAAGAGTTGACCGAAAAATATATAGACCTCGCTTCCATCATGTATCCGCGAAAGGTGGTCTTCCGCACACTGGACCTTGGATCAGACAAATTTATCGCTTCTTTCGGTGAGCTGAACGAAGCAAACCCGGCCATGGGACTCCGCGCCATCCGTTTCTGCCTCAAAAATCCGCAGCTGTTCAAAACCCAACTTCGGGCCATCCTGCGGGCTTCGGCGTACGGCAACGTCTCCATGATGTTCCCCATGATTTCAGGGGTCAAGGAAGTGCGTCAGGCCAAGGCGTGGCTTGCTCAAGCCAAGGCGGAATTGCGCCGTGAAGGTCTCGACTACAACCCGAATATGCCCGTGGGCACCATGATCGAACTGCCGGCAGCCGTCATGATCGCCGACTTTTTGGCACACGAGGTCGATTTCTTTTCCATCGGCACCAACGACCTCATTCAGTATTCCATCGGCGTGGACAGAACAAACCGGCATGTGTCCTACTTGTACCAGCCGCTCCATCCCGCCACCCTGCGCGCCATCAAATTGGTGGTTGACGCCGCCCATCAGGCCGGCATAGAAGTGTCGCTCTGTGGCGAGGTGGCATCCGACCCGTTCTGTGTACCTATCTTACTCGGCATGGGCATCGATTCCATTTCAATGACCCCGCAGGCCATTCCCGGTATCAAACGGATTATCCGGCAGATCAACATGCACGATTGTCGTATTCTCTTGAAAGACGTGCTGGAATGCCGCACTGTCAGCCGCATCAACAATCTAGTAATGGACAATGTTTTCAAACACTTTCCAGAGGAAGTATCCTTTTTCTCGTCCCTGCTGGAAAACGACGAGCTGCCTTCCTAG
- a CDS encoding ribonuclease HII, protein MSQVTLFSVDGFTATEIAGVDEAGRGCLAGPVVAGACILPAEYDLPGMTDSKQLTAAKREVLYDLIREQAVAWAVGVAWAPEIDDINILQATFQAMGRAVRGMKAEPKFLQIDGNKTIPPYALQCDIPQEYVIKGDGKIPAISAASIMAKTFRDRLMVQLAKRYPGYGISKHMGYGTKDHMAAIQKFGPCRQHRLTFRGVKPEPKIQEQASLF, encoded by the coding sequence ATGAGTCAGGTGACGTTGTTTTCTGTTGATGGATTTACCGCTACCGAGATTGCGGGTGTGGATGAGGCTGGACGAGGTTGTCTGGCTGGTCCTGTCGTGGCCGGGGCGTGTATTTTGCCTGCGGAGTATGACCTGCCAGGAATGACGGACTCCAAACAGCTTACAGCCGCCAAGCGCGAAGTGCTGTATGATCTTATCCGTGAACAGGCCGTGGCTTGGGCCGTGGGAGTGGCGTGGGCACCGGAAATCGACGATATCAATATTTTGCAGGCGACCTTTCAGGCCATGGGGCGAGCCGTGCGCGGCATGAAAGCCGAGCCAAAATTCCTTCAGATTGACGGTAACAAGACTATTCCTCCCTATGCCTTGCAGTGCGATATCCCGCAGGAATACGTCATCAAGGGTGATGGTAAGATTCCGGCCATTTCGGCTGCATCCATCATGGCAAAAACATTTCGTGATCGACTCATGGTTCAACTCGCTAAACGGTATCCGGGCTATGGCATCTCCAAGCATATGGGATACGGCACCAAAGACCACATGGCCGCTATTCAGAAATTCGGCCCGTGCCGACAGCACCGTCTGACCTTTCGGGGCGTGAAGCCCGAGCCAAAAATTCAAGAGCAAGCCAGCCTGTTTTAA
- a CDS encoding biotin transporter BioY, with protein MTNDSLMDLHQLVWTALMAALIGAGAYLVVPIGPVPVSMQPFFIFLAGYILGPKRGVLAVGLYLLAGTIGLPVFSGGKSGLGHLIGPTGGYLFGFVISAWMCGMARKTSPNLHWVMGLIWGLGALLAVYSTGAAWLKFALDLSWHKAFLAGVAPFIPWDAIKIVAAVACCKYLIRLNLLPGQR; from the coding sequence ATGACGAACGATTCTCTCATGGACCTTCACCAGCTTGTCTGGACCGCGCTGATGGCCGCGCTGATCGGCGCAGGGGCATACCTTGTCGTGCCCATCGGCCCGGTACCTGTTTCCATGCAGCCCTTTTTCATTTTTCTAGCCGGATATATACTCGGCCCCAAACGCGGTGTGTTGGCTGTCGGCCTTTATCTGCTGGCCGGAACCATCGGACTGCCAGTGTTTTCCGGCGGCAAATCCGGCCTTGGCCATCTGATCGGCCCCACGGGCGGATACCTGTTCGGCTTCGTTATCTCTGCATGGATGTGCGGCATGGCCCGTAAAACCAGCCCGAACCTGCATTGGGTCATGGGACTCATCTGGGGATTGGGAGCGCTTCTGGCCGTCTATTCCACTGGTGCAGCGTGGCTCAAATTCGCTTTGGATTTAAGCTGGCATAAAGCATTTCTGGCCGGAGTCGCTCCATTTATTCCATGGGATGCCATCAAAATCGTGGCCGCCGTGGCCTGCTGCAAATATCTTATCCGTTTGAACCTTCTGCCGGGGCAACGTTAG
- the smpB gene encoding SsrA-binding protein SmpB — MAKKKKRKISANTIGTNKQARRLYEILETFEAGISLVGSEVKSLRAGQVSFKDGYVQFRDASAYLIGIHIAPYDKTGVYDQHDPERPRQLLLHKQEIVMLKAKTEQKGLSVIPMKMYFSRGKVKVQIGLGRGKNVHSKKQDLKDRDISRDTARQLAAYK, encoded by the coding sequence ATGGCAAAAAAGAAAAAAAGAAAAATCTCCGCGAATACGATCGGCACCAATAAACAGGCCCGTCGGTTATACGAAATCCTCGAGACCTTCGAGGCTGGCATCTCTCTGGTTGGGAGCGAAGTCAAATCGTTGCGTGCCGGACAGGTCTCGTTCAAGGACGGCTACGTCCAATTCCGTGACGCCTCCGCCTATCTGATAGGCATCCACATCGCGCCCTATGACAAAACCGGTGTATATGATCAACACGACCCGGAACGTCCTCGCCAATTGTTACTGCACAAGCAAGAAATCGTCATGCTGAAGGCCAAGACTGAGCAAAAAGGACTCTCCGTAATTCCCATGAAGATGTATTTCAGTCGCGGCAAGGTCAAAGTGCAGATTGGTCTGGGCCGAGGCAAAAACGTCCATTCCAAGAAGCAGGATCTCAAAGACCGCGATATTTCCCGCGACACAGCCCGCCAGTTGGCAGCGTACAAATAA
- a CDS encoding FAD-binding oxidoreductase, which produces MSKYAPSLTKAHQAFLSDLFPHDGCVLSPEGLAVFSADASGERAMPWAVVRPETREQVQEFLKWADVERMPIYGRARGTGRVGSAVPSLGGVVVSMLRMNQILDVNEDDFVAVVQPGVVTADLQAACAAKQLFYPPDPASVKISTIGGNIATCAGGLKAVKYGVTRDWVLGIEAVLPGGRVLHMGGRSHKDVVGLDLKRLFAGSNGTLGLFTELTVKLIPLPEASASVLVGFFDLASSMEGAKAVFRAGVLPAACEFMDGPTIQAIRMGDDIPLADDAQAALLLMVDGTQKGVDAEVRRMVAALESVHPVSMEVGSGAEAEALWDVRRSISPSSFRIKPDKLAEDISVPRGSVGQAVAAAHDIGREHGLQVLCFGHLGDGNIHVSIMHDGAVQNEVESAHLAKDVVFRMALSLGGTISGEHGTGLTKASFVSEQLSVDELQLMADIRHVFDPNGIMNPGKGL; this is translated from the coding sequence ATGTCCAAATACGCCCCATCCCTGACCAAAGCTCATCAGGCTTTTTTGTCCGACCTCTTCCCTCATGACGGATGCGTCCTATCTCCCGAAGGCCTTGCTGTTTTCTCTGCTGACGCCAGCGGCGAACGAGCCATGCCGTGGGCTGTTGTCAGGCCTGAAACTCGTGAGCAGGTGCAGGAATTTCTCAAGTGGGCCGATGTCGAGCGTATGCCGATTTATGGTCGCGCACGTGGCACTGGTCGTGTAGGAAGCGCCGTACCGAGTCTCGGCGGTGTGGTCGTGTCCATGTTGCGTATGAATCAAATTCTGGACGTGAATGAAGACGACTTCGTGGCTGTGGTCCAACCTGGTGTGGTGACGGCTGATCTTCAAGCTGCCTGTGCGGCAAAGCAACTTTTCTATCCGCCGGACCCGGCCAGTGTGAAAATTTCCACTATTGGCGGGAATATCGCAACCTGCGCCGGAGGCCTCAAAGCCGTGAAATACGGTGTGACGCGAGATTGGGTGCTTGGAATTGAAGCGGTCCTTCCGGGTGGCAGAGTGCTGCATATGGGTGGCCGTTCCCATAAGGATGTTGTCGGGTTGGACCTGAAACGCCTTTTTGCTGGAAGCAATGGTACGCTTGGATTGTTCACGGAACTGACGGTCAAACTTATTCCCTTGCCCGAAGCTTCGGCCTCGGTGCTGGTTGGTTTTTTTGATTTGGCTTCATCCATGGAAGGGGCCAAAGCTGTGTTTCGAGCGGGAGTTCTGCCTGCGGCCTGTGAATTCATGGATGGCCCCACTATTCAGGCCATTCGCATGGGCGACGATATCCCGCTGGCAGATGATGCCCAAGCCGCACTGTTATTGATGGTGGACGGAACTCAGAAAGGCGTGGATGCCGAGGTCCGGCGTATGGTCGCGGCTCTGGAGTCTGTACATCCTGTTTCAATGGAAGTCGGCAGTGGGGCCGAAGCCGAAGCTCTGTGGGATGTACGGCGATCCATTTCTCCGTCTTCATTCCGCATCAAACCAGACAAGCTGGCCGAAGATATTTCCGTGCCGCGTGGGAGCGTAGGACAGGCCGTTGCTGCAGCTCATGATATTGGACGAGAGCACGGTTTGCAGGTCCTTTGTTTTGGACACCTTGGCGACGGCAACATCCATGTCAGCATCATGCACGATGGGGCGGTGCAGAACGAAGTTGAGAGCGCGCATCTTGCCAAGGACGTTGTTTTTCGTATGGCGTTGTCGCTGGGCGGTACTATTTCCGGGGAACATGGCACAGGCCTGACCAAGGCGTCTTTCGTGAGCGAACAGTTATCAGTGGATGAACTGCAATTAATGGCCGATATCAGGCATGTTTTTGATCCCAACGGTATCATGAATCCCGGCAAGGGGCTGTAA
- a CDS encoding Gfo/Idh/MocA family protein — protein sequence MGGIDSTGRDDLPECFPGSETWCTVVAGDNIMLKYAMIGGGPGAFVGEVHRTALALNGQAKLVAGCFSRDLEKTRTLGAELGVAEDRLYATPEELSRLEAGDIDFAVVVTSNEAHYPNVKACLENGIHVMCDKPFTHTSAQAEELVELARDRGVFLGVSYTYAGYPMVRQMREMILRGDIGAVRFINCEYPQGWLAEMLETTGHIQAEWRADPVRSGGTLSLGDVGSHIEYLVPHVTGLKVTRLAARLDSLVEGRLLDDNGTILTEYDTGARGMYWYSQAATGMVNGLKIRVFGETGGLEWFQEDPDILHHMPLGESARKIRRGTPDLTPGAMAYSHTPPGHPEGWLLAFANIYTSFCNTLVDGEAVDFPTGEDGVRGVRFMEVCLESSKNDTAWIDMT from the coding sequence ATGGGTGGGATTGATAGCACAGGGCGTGATGACTTGCCAGAATGCTTCCCCGGCAGTGAAACATGGTGTACAGTCGTTGCTGGAGATAATATTATGCTTAAATACGCAATGATAGGTGGTGGCCCCGGAGCCTTTGTTGGAGAAGTCCATCGGACCGCGTTGGCCTTGAACGGGCAGGCAAAATTGGTGGCCGGATGTTTTTCCCGTGATCTGGAAAAGACGCGGACGCTTGGTGCAGAGCTTGGGGTGGCGGAAGATCGCTTGTACGCCACGCCAGAGGAATTATCTCGGTTGGAAGCCGGCGATATTGATTTTGCGGTGGTGGTTACTTCAAACGAAGCGCACTATCCCAACGTGAAGGCGTGTCTTGAAAACGGTATACATGTCATGTGCGACAAGCCGTTTACCCATACTTCGGCGCAGGCCGAGGAGTTGGTGGAGCTTGCCCGCGACAGGGGGGTGTTTCTTGGCGTATCTTATACCTATGCCGGTTATCCCATGGTTCGGCAGATGCGGGAGATGATTTTGCGTGGTGACATTGGTGCGGTCCGATTCATCAACTGTGAATATCCGCAGGGGTGGCTGGCTGAGATGTTGGAAACAACCGGGCACATCCAAGCAGAATGGCGGGCTGATCCGGTGCGGAGCGGAGGAACCTTATCGCTTGGCGATGTCGGTTCCCATATTGAATATCTCGTGCCGCACGTGACCGGTTTGAAGGTTACGCGATTGGCCGCTCGATTGGATTCATTGGTGGAAGGGCGATTGCTCGACGATAACGGCACCATTTTGACTGAATATGATACTGGTGCGCGGGGTATGTATTGGTACTCGCAGGCCGCCACCGGCATGGTCAATGGGTTGAAAATTCGTGTTTTTGGTGAAACTGGCGGCTTGGAATGGTTTCAGGAAGACCCGGATATTTTGCATCATATGCCGCTTGGTGAGTCGGCTCGGAAGATTCGGCGCGGTACTCCTGATTTGACGCCGGGGGCGATGGCGTATTCGCATACGCCGCCGGGGCATCCCGAGGGATGGTTGTTGGCGTTTGCTAATATTTATACCTCATTTTGCAACACGTTGGTTGATGGTGAGGCTGTCGATTTCCCTACCGGGGAGGATGGGGTGCGTGGAGTGAGGTTTATGGAGGTTTGTCTTGAGAGTTCGAAGAATGACACCGCATGGATTGATATGACGTAA
- a CDS encoding HPr family phosphocarrier protein encodes MTDENTTTDSATEDFISRQVIVASENGLHARPAGRVAQVAQSFESAITLIHQDQEADAKSILDILTLAAEPGHVLELRATGSDAEEALTRLEQLFKNKFEG; translated from the coding sequence ATGACGGACGAAAACACTACAACAGACTCGGCCACAGAAGATTTTATCTCCCGACAAGTGATTGTCGCCAGTGAAAACGGGCTGCACGCTCGTCCTGCCGGTAGAGTTGCTCAGGTGGCACAGTCCTTTGAATCTGCTATCACGCTGATCCATCAGGATCAGGAGGCGGATGCCAAGTCCATTCTCGACATACTCACCCTGGCCGCCGAACCGGGCCACGTGCTCGAACTGCGAGCAACAGGATCAGATGCCGAAGAGGCGCTTACGCGGCTCGAACAACTGTTCAAAAACAAATTCGAGGGATAA
- the rsmI gene encoding 16S rRNA (cytidine(1402)-2'-O)-methyltransferase, which translates to MNDTGTLWVIATPLGNTGDLSPRARHILTEADVILAEDTRRAGLLFKRLELERHGRLMSFFEHNEDKKIPRVLDLLEDGLEVALISDAGTPLLSDPGFTLVRACRDNDIRVSPVPGPSAPVVALSASGLPPLPYTFLGFPPRKKSHTEKLFETHRDTGATLVFFERKSRLTGTLSIAFEILGDREFCVARELTKEYEEFIRGTLGSIKNMDLDLRGELTVIIAPPSETGRTDETKIADLLAEESENGGKPKEIARRVADRATGWTAKEVYAAMRD; encoded by the coding sequence ATGAACGATACCGGTACACTCTGGGTGATAGCCACCCCACTGGGCAACACAGGCGATCTGTCGCCACGCGCACGGCATATACTGACCGAAGCGGACGTCATTCTAGCCGAAGACACACGCCGAGCCGGCCTGCTGTTCAAACGGCTAGAACTGGAACGACATGGTAGGCTCATGTCCTTTTTCGAGCACAACGAAGACAAAAAAATACCCCGAGTACTCGATTTGCTGGAAGACGGCCTTGAAGTGGCCCTCATCTCCGACGCAGGGACTCCGCTGTTATCCGACCCCGGTTTCACACTGGTTCGAGCATGCCGTGATAACGACATCCGAGTTTCTCCAGTGCCGGGACCAAGCGCACCTGTGGTGGCATTGTCCGCCAGCGGCCTGCCGCCCTTGCCCTATACCTTTCTCGGATTCCCTCCACGCAAAAAGAGCCACACCGAAAAGCTTTTTGAAACCCACCGAGACACCGGGGCCACATTGGTCTTTTTTGAACGCAAATCCCGACTCACCGGGACACTGTCTATCGCCTTTGAAATACTGGGCGACCGCGAATTCTGCGTGGCACGGGAACTGACCAAGGAATATGAAGAATTTATCCGGGGCACGCTTGGCTCCATCAAGAATATGGACCTTGACCTGCGCGGCGAACTGACCGTCATCATCGCGCCGCCCTCGGAAACAGGCCGTACTGATGAAACAAAGATCGCCGACCTGCTTGCGGAAGAATCCGAAAACGGTGGCAAGCCCAAAGAAATCGCCAGAAGAGTGGCTGACCGGGCGACAGGTTGGACTGCCAAAGAGGTATATGCCGCCATGCGCGACTAA
- a CDS encoding YraN family protein produces the protein MGLLSKLLPSKRTGNLGESAAARYLETKGFRVLERNWRYRQWELDLICRDRDTIVFVEVKTRKANSMASPADGLTRKKQARLVKAASHYLTQNDLWDDPCRFDLAAVVDTGSSMDVEHCENAFDLSGMGI, from the coding sequence ATGGGGCTTTTATCAAAACTTCTGCCATCAAAACGGACTGGCAATCTGGGCGAAAGCGCAGCGGCGCGGTATCTTGAGACCAAAGGGTTTCGCGTGCTGGAACGGAACTGGCGATATCGTCAGTGGGAACTGGACCTCATTTGCCGGGACCGGGACACCATCGTTTTCGTAGAGGTAAAAACACGAAAAGCCAATTCCATGGCATCCCCGGCAGACGGATTGACCCGCAAAAAGCAGGCCCGACTGGTCAAAGCGGCCAGTCATTACCTGACACAAAACGACCTGTGGGATGATCCTTGTCGATTTGATCTGGCCGCAGTGGTGGATACGGGGTCATCCATGGATGTTGAACATTGTGAAAATGCATTTGACCTAAGCGGAATGGGAATATGA
- a CDS encoding (Fe-S)-binding protein, whose translation MSGECILCGKCLEVCPLLRATGREELGPRAKADLCRILSEDPNLLSETDVAKLVGFCLGCGRCREVCSQGVDVPALVAGLRGAHPDFKAWLWKTWLMQAKNVWSPGSAAAKLFPEQLVPEKFGPMLKMLAGLKGGPGLEPCLEVAKYPDTYRGRKMLLFAGCTANFVQTRWLSTALKLLDGLGVDVLPDDFKCCGSGLKAAGFADESSSMAAHNVRVWRDAGHPPIVTFCASCHAGLQAYEGCFESLKEQEMWQNMLLSLSSVLLDTPFVLSHNMPETLAYHQPCHTRGDDSDHVLLNDAFKDRMVGATTKQCCGFGGVMRLAAPGLTDPVNQQCWDALAGADVVITGCSACVTQLAATAPDGVKVGHWLELIK comes from the coding sequence GTGTCTGGTGAGTGCATTCTGTGCGGTAAATGTCTTGAAGTCTGTCCGCTTCTCCGGGCAACGGGACGAGAAGAACTTGGCCCACGTGCCAAGGCTGATTTATGCCGTATTTTGTCTGAAGACCCGAATTTGTTGTCTGAAACCGATGTTGCCAAGCTCGTAGGGTTCTGTCTTGGTTGTGGACGATGTAGGGAGGTCTGTTCGCAGGGTGTGGACGTTCCTGCGTTGGTGGCAGGATTGCGCGGTGCTCACCCTGATTTCAAGGCGTGGCTGTGGAAGACATGGTTGATGCAGGCGAAAAATGTATGGTCACCAGGTTCTGCGGCGGCCAAACTCTTTCCAGAACAGCTTGTTCCAGAAAAGTTCGGCCCTATGCTCAAAATGTTGGCTGGTCTCAAGGGGGGGCCGGGATTGGAGCCGTGTCTGGAAGTGGCGAAGTACCCCGATACCTACCGGGGTAGAAAGATGCTCCTGTTTGCAGGCTGCACCGCCAACTTTGTGCAGACCCGTTGGCTTTCGACTGCACTCAAACTGTTGGACGGGTTGGGTGTGGATGTTCTGCCCGATGATTTCAAATGTTGCGGTTCCGGTCTGAAAGCTGCCGGGTTCGCAGATGAGTCATCTTCCATGGCCGCCCACAATGTGCGGGTCTGGCGTGATGCCGGACACCCCCCGATTGTGACGTTCTGCGCCTCATGCCACGCTGGCCTGCAAGCCTATGAAGGGTGCTTTGAGAGCTTGAAAGAACAGGAAATGTGGCAAAATATGCTTTTGTCTTTATCGAGTGTTTTACTCGATACTCCCTTCGTGCTATCGCACAACATGCCGGAAACGTTGGCGTATCATCAACCGTGCCATACGCGAGGTGATGATTCGGACCATGTGTTGCTCAATGATGCTTTCAAAGACCGAATGGTCGGGGCAACAACCAAGCAATGCTGCGGTTTCGGTGGGGTCATGCGTTTGGCAGCACCCGGTCTCACCGACCCGGTCAACCAGCAATGCTGGGATGCGCTTGCAGGAGCGGATGTCGTCATTACAGGCTGTTCAGCCTGCGTGACCCAACTGGCAGCAACAGCCCCTGACGGCGTAAAAGTGGGGCATTGGTTGGAACTCATCAAGTGA
- a CDS encoding PTS system mannose/fructose/sorbose family transporter subunit IID — translation MHVKGFPLHTDSKSMAFVRSFMRCYLAGAGFNTRGMQNIGLMYAMQPGLTAIHTDPKKLRDALKRYVRHYQSHPFWTPCLVGILLNVEQAIATDHFPPKMLTKVKDTTAYSLSAIGDSVFAGSLLIFWAMLSICLLLSGNPHFAFAIGLFFLAALQIFRIYTFTCGVRQGFKFLKQLKQWDLINWGRRVKYANAILLLWLWTLIWPRPYQWWELLLGVSALLIFGRFVRTGLLSRVLAVAVFVGLVDLFTWINESGWTGFAL, via the coding sequence ATGCACGTCAAAGGATTCCCCCTCCACACGGACTCAAAGTCCATGGCCTTCGTACGCAGCTTCATGCGCTGCTATCTGGCTGGTGCAGGGTTCAATACACGTGGCATGCAGAACATCGGCCTCATGTACGCCATGCAACCGGGACTTACGGCTATTCATACTGACCCCAAAAAACTCAGGGACGCCCTGAAACGGTATGTACGCCACTATCAATCCCACCCCTTTTGGACGCCATGCCTGGTCGGCATCCTGCTCAACGTGGAGCAGGCCATTGCTACCGACCATTTCCCGCCCAAAATGCTAACCAAAGTCAAAGACACTACGGCGTATTCCCTGTCCGCCATCGGCGACTCAGTTTTTGCCGGAAGTCTACTCATTTTTTGGGCGATGCTGTCCATCTGCTTACTCCTCAGCGGCAACCCGCACTTTGCTTTTGCCATTGGACTATTTTTTCTCGCAGCGTTGCAGATATTCCGCATCTACACATTCACCTGCGGCGTGCGTCAGGGATTCAAATTTCTGAAACAACTCAAACAGTGGGATCTGATCAACTGGGGGCGTCGAGTTAAATATGCCAATGCCATACTTCTACTCTGGCTCTGGACACTCATCTGGCCACGCCCTTATCAATGGTGGGAACTATTACTCGGCGTCAGTGCTTTGCTCATATTTGGCCGTTTCGTGCGGACGGGATTGTTGTCCCGCGTGCTGGCCGTGGCCGTATTCGTCGGCCTCGTCGATCTCTTCACCTGGATCAACGAATCGGGCTGGACTGGATTTGCCTTGTGA
- the bioB gene encoding biotin synthase BioB, translating into MTSPCACHTNSVLAAKNSVRSTIPAKGILMSLKVICRKVLDGHPLADSDIRYIVTLPSDRLGELLTCAHAIRTARFGTQVSLCAIINAKSGTCSEDCSFCAQSGHHGGKSPEYPLLPANEIATAAGSAQKNGVTRFGIVASGKLVGERDLAGFTEAVRKVAALGMAPDLSPGILKPAQLKALKNAGLKGYHHNLETSASFFPQMCTTHEYAEDVAAVQAGVEAGLYVCSGGIFGIGESWDDRVELALLLNELGVHSVPINFLHPIAGTPLEKRKPLAPEEALKLVALYRFLLPDSALRICGGRLTVFGENRKAELLGSGVNGLMVGDYLTVKGGNVASDLEDIDHAGLQPETE; encoded by the coding sequence TTGACTTCTCCCTGTGCCTGTCACACAAACAGCGTGCTGGCCGCGAAAAACAGTGTGCGGTCAACGATTCCAGCCAAAGGCATCCTCATGAGTTTAAAAGTCATATGCCGCAAAGTCCTTGACGGACACCCCCTTGCGGATTCCGATATTCGATACATCGTTACCCTTCCCTCTGACAGACTGGGTGAATTGCTGACCTGCGCCCACGCTATAAGAACAGCCCGATTCGGCACACAGGTCAGCCTGTGCGCCATCATCAATGCCAAATCCGGCACATGCTCGGAAGACTGCTCTTTTTGCGCTCAATCCGGTCATCACGGCGGCAAAAGCCCCGAATACCCTCTGCTCCCAGCTAATGAGATCGCCACAGCGGCGGGCTCTGCCCAAAAGAATGGCGTCACCCGATTCGGCATCGTTGCCAGTGGCAAGTTGGTCGGCGAACGCGACTTGGCCGGATTTACCGAAGCGGTCAGAAAAGTGGCCGCACTCGGCATGGCTCCAGACCTCTCTCCGGGCATTTTAAAACCAGCCCAATTAAAAGCATTGAAAAATGCGGGGTTGAAAGGTTATCATCACAATCTAGAAACATCGGCTTCGTTCTTTCCACAAATGTGCACAACACACGAATACGCTGAGGACGTGGCCGCTGTTCAGGCAGGAGTCGAGGCCGGACTTTATGTCTGCTCCGGTGGTATTTTCGGCATTGGAGAGTCGTGGGACGACCGGGTTGAACTTGCCCTGTTGTTGAATGAACTGGGAGTGCATTCCGTACCGATCAACTTTTTGCACCCCATCGCAGGGACTCCGCTTGAAAAGAGGAAACCTCTGGCCCCGGAAGAAGCCCTCAAGCTCGTGGCCCTATACAGGTTCCTGTTACCGGACAGCGCCCTGCGCATCTGCGGTGGCCGATTGACCGTGTTTGGGGAAAATCGCAAGGCCGAACTGCTCGGTTCCGGCGTGAACGGTCTGATGGTCGGCGACTATCTGACTGTTAAAGGTGGCAACGTGGCATCTGACCTTGAGGATATTGACCATGCCGGTTTACAACCGGAAACAGAGTAA